TGGAACAGACTGATACTGAGGCCTGCTCGTTTTCTTCAGGTTTTACCTGAGCATTGGGCCACTGTGCCATAACAATAGTCACTTATACTCAGGACTTGAAGCAGTTGTGAGTCTTTGCAGTATGCACAACCGTTGTAAGGGAAGACAATGTCTCTATGAGACTGACAGGAATGGTAATCCATAAAGATATGTATTTAGATGGCAGTTTGGTTGGCAAATCACATCTGCGTTTCAAAACTGTAATAGGTGCTTCCCACCATTGGGCCCTGGCACTTCTGCAACCATGGCCTTTGCCTTGGCTTTCAGTCTCAGACAGAAGCTCCCTCCCAGGGAGGTGCGGGGTTGGGGTCAGGTGATATGACCTTAAATCCAATTGGAGAATGAGTGGACCCAGTATAGTCATGCCATTATCACACCAGAGGGCACATTTTTGTTCCCTATGTAACTGGAAGTACAATAGTTGGCTTTGATTTTTGGTTCTATGACTGATTTTACATTTAATGTTGCTTCACCTGTTCTGAGTGATACTGGGATTGAGCACATAGGGTTCTCACTAAGGAAACCCACAGATACAATAAGTATAAATATGCCTTCCTTAGGccaatggtggtggcacacacttttaatccctgaactcagatggcagaggcaggcacatctctgagtttgaggccagcttggtctacagagtgagttccaggacagacctacacagagaaaccctgtctcaacaaacaaacaaactaactaacaaaACACCTGTTCCTGTCAGTCTGTCCCACTCCCCGACACCCATGGCCTCACACACCCCACGATACCATCCTCCTCACCCCACCACTGAGAGCACAGCCAGTGAGCTGCAGTAAGAATTTACTCACAGCCTTATGCTAAGcaggtgtcttagttggggtttctattgctgcattgacacaccatgaccaaaaagcaagttctggagaaaagggtttatttggcttacatttccacagtgTAGTCAGCATTGAAGGAAGCCTGGAAAAGAACTCAAACAGTGCAGGAACcaggatgcaggagctgatgcagatgctgggctctcccatatcaatcactggTTTAGAAAATGTCCTGGGCAGCAGAGCCTGAAAGGTGGCTCCACCCCTTGCCAGCGGTGGCACTCAGGTGATCGGGCCCTACCCCTCACAAGGGCAGTggtggagagctggccctggtgcaCAGGTGCAGGGGAGTGGGTGGACTGACCatctcagctaccacccagtccCAGGTCCAGGGTTTCGAGTTGGCTCACCCCAGCATCTACCCCAGCCATGAACTGCTGGCATATGTGAGGGGCTGATCTTTAGAAGCATAGTTGCAGGACATCCGTGACACAGGATTACAATAAAGAGGATGTCTGAAAGGGGTGCAGAGGAGgatccagtattgatagtgtagtaGAAGCCAGAACCCTTGAACCCCAACAATAACTCATTGCAACAAACATTTGTCAGTAAAGATATCTGAGCAAAAGattatactgtgtgacacaccacagctcccatggcaagatttattttttaatttttatttagattttttggggttttttattaatttatttattggttgttgttgttttcttttgcaaaGAAGGTTGCAAAGGCAGTGAGCAGTTGGGGAGAGATAGAAAGATGATGTGAATTGGGGTGTAATttccaaagaaccaataaaaagttaaacaagaaaaaaaagaagaaagaaaatgtcctgcagACTTGGCTAAAGCCTGAACTATGaaggccttttcttttctcaacTGAAGTCCACAGCAAGGAATGGTTCATTGACAGTAGACCTCTACTGAAGAATCCTCACCAGTTAGACAGCTTCAGGAACAGGCAGGCTTAACCCACTTGTAGCCATGAAATGCTTCAGCTGTGACAGGCCAGAAGGATGGCATTGTTGAAGGCTCCAGGTGTTCCTTGAGAGCAGCAGCTAATACATAAGCAGTCAGTAGGCATGTGTGAACTCATTCACCAATGGTGCTAGAGCTTGGTTGGCCatctatcatgatcttgacccatTCCTCTGTAGTAAACCTCTTCACACAGCTGTCTTCCACGTGCCAGGAATCAGGCTCTGCAGAGAACACAGCACAGCAGAATCTCTCCACTCTGAGTgcacagacataggaacacacagCTCCAGGTCTGTGGACTGGGATGAATTTGCATGTGTACTTTatcttctcctgctcctcacagAAGTGAGTGACAGGCAGCTGTTGGATGCATTTGTCTATTTCACTCTCTAGATGTTCAAGATCGCTCCTCTCTGCTTCAAAACCAATGATTTGCTGTTCGTTCCCATCCAAACCAATGAACAAATATCCCCCTTCAGTGTTGGCAAATGCAGAAACATGTCGAGGGATGAGCTCTTTAATGCGCTTCTGCAGCTGTTTCCCTGAAAGCAATGTAACTTCAGCAAAGGTGGATCTGGAGAAGGGGAAGTCTTCCTGGTGCTGAAATTGTGTCTTGTTAAAAACTGCAGCAGCCAGGTCCTCCACGTGACTCTCTTCTTCTACTCCAGGGCAGACTCTGTGTGCAGGCAGCTCTGGTCCCACACAGGATCGCCCTCCAGTTTCTTTCAGGTCTTGGAGGAACTcgagagcagcagcagcattcaCTTCAACCGAGGATGACATGCTTCTGGTGTACAAATTGGTTCTCAGGGTGCCAATCGGCAGCCCAAAGACGTCCAGGCTCCACGATTTTACAAAGATATAAACGTAGCCTCCATCCTCCGTGACGTCTAGGTGCCAATTAACAAATGGCAGACATTTACAAAGAGAGGCTTCCAAATCAAGTCCCAGTCCATCCCTGGTGAGGTTATAATCTTCATTTTCAATTTGAACCTTGATCACCCCACCTCCAGAGTTCAGGAGAGCACACACAGCTTGAGAGATGTTTTCATTCTCCCGTTTTCTGAGGTGAcagctcttcattttctttctattcttctcCCCGAGTGTGAGTGCTCCGACATCTAGAACCAGTTGAGCACAGTCTGTTTCCAGATCAACAGTGACGGCCATTCCTCCAGCAGCCTTTGCAATTTCAAGCTAAATTTCTTTCCTGTAAAACAGACAGAGCCTTTAGAATGAGACCTAACCAGAAGAGAGCAAATCTGTACTGTGGAGCCAACAGCACAATCTTTGGCTACATCTGTTCCACAGGACTGGTCACCATGCAGGTggagaaacagtttttttttttttcagagactttgCACTCATTAGCTGAACTTATAAGCCTACAGGTTTTTCAGATGTGATGTTACAAGTGTAGGTAAGCCCTTGGAATTTTCAATCCCATTTTAATCTTCACTCACATCTTTTCCAGTCCTTGATATAGTATCCAGCCTCCTCTAAATAAACCCCAGTGGAATCTGTGTGACTTTTATCTTTTATGAAATATAGGCTTTAGTTAtgcaatttttttaagatttatttattttatgtctactgatgttttacctgcatgtctgTCTTATGGACCATGTGCATGTAGTAGCCCCGGAGGCTagaagatggtatcagatcccttggaacgggagttacaggtgtttgtaagcactatgtgggtgctgggtattgaaatCTTGTATTCTGGAAGACCAGTAAGTGCTtccaatcactgagccatcttcctagctcAGCTTTCAAATTATTTATGATTAGTATTCATTCTGTCTATTTTGTAATTAGGCTATTTGTTTACCTTTAACTGAGTGCATTATCTTCTTGGATATTAACCCTTTATCAGACTGTGCATTACAAATATCTTCTCCCTCTGTAGATTGTCTGTTTTTTCATTGCTGTGCAAGAACAATCTAGTTTGATGAAATCACAGgtctactttgattttttttttcttgtgctttaggAAACATCAGGACACGtttttttctctgttgctgtgacaaatatcccgaacaaaagcaacttcaggttGGAACAGGTTTAATTCCAGCTCACCATCCACCACTGAGGAATGTCAAAGCAGGAAGTGGAAGGCAGGCCTACTTACTATTCCACACAACACTACCTTTGACCAAAGAACTCACTTCTCAGCCAAAGAAATGTCCCAGAAATCATGAAGGATGTTGCTGGCTGGCTAGCTTTCTTCTGCtgttcagttttctctgtctTGGGACTGGAGCTGCCCAAAGGGttctggaccctcctacatcaattaacaatcaagacaatctcacACACAGACCAATCGATTATAGGCAATCCCTCAACTGATGtactcttcccagataattctaggTTGGGTCCAGTTGACAGTAGAGCCAATCAAGGCAACATCCAAATGACCTTTGCCAAAACTTGGTCATGTAACTTTCCTTCTGTGTCTTTTCTTAGTAGTTTTTGtgtttcttacatattttttctGGTCTTACATTTCtatgtttaattaattttgtattcGGCTTGTGTAATATGGTGTAGGAAAAGGTCAAATCTCATTCTCTACACGTGGACATCACCTCAAGTGTCTGAACAACTTTGTCTACTGTCTACTGTCTTATTTTCTCTGAAGGAAATCTTGCTTATTTGCTTCCTGGTTTTGCATGGGCCTTGATTTCCTATTGTTCATAAGCGTTTTGGGTTTAGATTAAAAACTGTCCAGTTAAGAAAGTCACTAGCTCTGCTAATCTTTCCAGGGCACCTCCATGCCTGTCTTTACTAGTTAGCTGGGCATGCCCTCATCCTCAGCCTCAGCATGAAGTCAGCCTTGAGGCCTAggtggctggggaggtggctctgtTGGGAAAGTGTTTGTTgtgcagcatgaggacctgagtttggatttccAGCCCCCACCTAAAATCTGAGAATGACTTTATGTGCCTAACACCCCAATGTTGGTATCAAAGACGGGGGTCCCTAGGTCTAATTAACCAGGTAGTTCTTTCTTCTCAAATTATAGCACTGACTCTGGGGGAAATTTCTTCAGAAGGAAACTGGGGATTCAGGGTGTCTAGTCAGTTATGTTTGACAGGAAAGAGGATGACATTCTCACTCTGCCACAATTGCAGGTTGGTAAGAAATTGCAGAAAAGAGGGGACTGAGGTGGTTGAGCCATCCAGGTGTGAGCCCATTTTCCTTAATACCCTGCCAGAGATCATCATCTCCAACCAAAAGGCTTCAAGGAACCTACCATGATGTTGGCCATGGGAGGCTGATGTGGGCATTGTGAGCTTGAGGCATGCAGAACACAtacagtgagttagaggccagcctggggcaaACACCAAGACAttgtctgcctccctcccctctaaaatatgcaaacaaaaccacaaccgAAGTAAACTGGAACTAAAGCAGCCTGTACTGCCAGAAGGGAGCAGTTTCAGTTCTGCCCAGTTAGAAGCTGCAGACCCGCCCTGTTCCATGCCCTGCTGAGCAGTCTCAGGTCCTCATTgtctcccagcccctcctctccagcaccctccTTATCAGGACCTGTGCTAAGCAGCACCCCTGGGTCACTCTCCACATGGAAATAGGACAGAAGTCACATCTCACACCAAGTGCCAAAGGACAATACTCATGTCCCCAGGAAATGTGGAACTCAAAGGGGATGCAATACAGTCCTAGTTAATGGAGTTGTGGGCTAGTCCTGGACACTGGCCTTCTCACTGCAAAACCTGTGACTGTGTTAAATTTTCAATGGTtcccctctggataagtgagacagttgattagcttgatctgtttgggaggcatccaggcagtgggaccaagacctgtcctcagtgcatgggctggctgtttggaacctggggcttatgcagggacacttggctcagcctggaaggaggggactggacctgcctggactgaatctaccaggttgaactcaatccccaggggagtctttaccctggaggagatggctatccggggtgggctgggaggaagttgGAGGGCCGGAGAGGGGAGGACAAAAGAAtccgtggctggtatgtaaaattaaattataaaataaaattttaaaaaatttcaatggTTCAAAATTCACTTCTTTTAAGAATGTCTCTGGGACACaatccttcaaaaacaaacaggacaaGTAAGCCACAAAACCAGGCATGTAAATTCATTATCCACTTTGTAACTTCAGGTCTGGTTTACAAAACAGATTCCCCCATCACCTTTATAAACCTTTTGCCTATGTGCCATGTGTGTCTACCCTCTATCCAGAGGATGTCCCTTGTTCCTCCTGGACAAATACCCctgtccccttttccttttctccttcctttattctcccttctcccctatCTCCTTCACCAgtgcatcctagcccattctaatacagatctaaatctaaatctaaaattaaatctATCTAGATCTAAATCtaaatctcccttttcctccACCTAAAAGTTGCCCATAAATTCTGGGGGGTGAGGCTgcaagccttcaatcccagcactcgggaggaagagctaggtggatctctgtgagttctaggggcagcctggcctacagagggagatccaggacaggcactaaaactgcagggagaaactctcaaaaaaaaccttaaaaaaaaaataaaaataaaaaatgactccTGCAAGGTGATTTGCTGCACGTTTCTGCCTGAATCAGAAAAGAGCCACTTTAAGTTAACTTTCCTGCTCCCACTTAGAAAAGAATCTCTGAGTAAAAACAGGTATTTGGCTGGGGTTTATAACTAATCTGGAGTCTGAGTTTCACAGAAAAGATTCAGTGTACTTCAAAAAGTGTTACAGTAGAGGTTTTTAGTATAGTTCACCTCACTTCAGAAAGTGTTACAGTAGAGATTTTTAGTATACTTCACCTTATTTCAGGAAGTGTTATACAGTAGTGCTGTTTTGGATACTTCCCCTCACTTCAGGAAATGTTAAACAGTAGTGCTGTTTTGGATACTTCCCTTCACTTCAGGAATTGTTAAACAGTAGTGCTGTTTTGGATACTTCACCTCACTTCAGGAAGTGTTAAACagtaaaatggtggcacacatgcctttaattataacattccagagggagagatgcacctggatctctgtgagttcaatgatacactggaaacagccaggcagggtaacaagagactttaatcccaggaagtgatagcagaaagcagaaacgtATTTAAGGGGTGGTATTTAaatgcttttaggcttttgagcagcacagttcagctgagaggcatccagtctgaggcaacaggatcagctgaggaactggcaaggtgtgctggctgtggcttgttctgcttctctgatcttccagctttaactcaatacctggctccaggtttgtttttgttaataagacatGTTAAGTTTCATGCTACAGACAGTACCTCCACACTTGTCTATTACAAATTCCCTTTTACACTTTGCTTCCTTTGGCAGAGGACTGGACAGAATATACATCACTTGGCTCTTGAGGGACCAACAGTGACATAACATTCTGGTCCATGCTCTGTTGGGAACTGGAGGGTGTTAGGCCCCTGTGTATTTATGTACAGTGTTAGGTTCAAAGGAAACTCCAGTTCCCCACACTCCAAAAGCCAATCCAAGTAGTGAGAAATGAGCTCAAATTAGACTATAGGAAGATTTCTGGTAATTAGATGAAAGCCAGCATTCCCGGCAAATTGGTGAAGTCAGTTTCTGTGAACCAAagactaaaatcaaaaacactgatgacagcttatgttggacagggtgtggagcaaggggaacactcctgctCTGcaggtgggagtacaaacttgtagagccacattggaaatcagtatgatgactCCTTAGAAAatagggaatcaatctacctcaagagccaatgataccactcttgggcatatacccaagtgaTGCTCAatgataccacaaggacacttattcaactatgttcatagcagcattattcctaatagccagaagctggaaacagcctagatgccccacAACCAAAGAACGAATCAAGAAAATTTCGTACACATACTCAATGAAGTATTACCCACCTGTAAAACTCCAGaagagctaggaaacaaggaacaccctaagagggatgcaggGATCgatttgggaaggggaaacagaagagatctccatgaataaactgaggATGCcgtgggggaagagaagaggtgatggaggatgagaacatgagggaacaccATGGTTGGTCTGGGGCAGAGTAGGaatggaagagcaaggaaagaaatatcttgatagagggagacattatggggtaagggagaaacctggtgctagggaaattcccaggaatccacaaggacgaccaccgatagactactagaaataaagagggtgcctgagctggactACACTGGTAAACAGGTTGgtgaataccataactgtcatcatagagccttcatccaataactggaggaagcagatgcagagattcacagccaaccaccaggccgagctctgggtgtccaggtgaagagaggagagagggattaTTTTAgccaaaaggggggggggcatcgAGATCATGATTAGgacatctacagagacaactgaacctagctcataggaactcaccaACTTTAGACCAACGGctctggaacctacatgggatcagactaggccctctgaaaatAGGAAGACAGTTGTATAAtttggtctgtttgaagggcccttggcagtgggattaggacttatccctggtgcatgagtgggctttctggagcccattacctatggccaGAGGCCTTGCTtaaccttgatgcaggaggaagagaCTTAGTCCTGGCTCAACTGTGTATAGCAGGCTTTTCTGCCCCGCCATGGGAGGGGAGGCCTTCATTTGTTGGAGTTCAGCATGGGGGAAGGGTcaaggaggggaaggctgggagggaacaggaggagggatgagagggagaatcCATGGTTtgtatgttaaatgaataaaaatatcattaataaaaaagaagaaataaaattaatcacctcaccctaacacagggtttcccctcATCACCTTTATAAACCTTTTGCCTATGTGCCATGTGTGTCTACCCTCTATCCAGAGGATGTCCCTTGTTCCTCCTGGACAAATACCCctgtccccttttccttttctccttcctttattctcccttctcccctatCTCCTTCACCAgtgcatcctagcccattctaatacagatctaaatctaaatctaaaattaaatctaaatctACATCtaaatctcccttttcctcctcctaaaaGTTGCCCATAAATTCTGGGGGGTGAggttgcaagcctttaatcccagcacttgggaggaagagctaggtggatctctgtgagttcgaggggcagcctggcctacagagggagatccaggacaggcactaaatcTGCAGGGAGAAACTCTGGAAAAAAcctaaaaacctaaaaaaaaaaaaaaaaaaaaaatgactcctgcAAGGTGATTTGCTGCAcgtttctgcctgagtcagaaaacaGCCACTTGAAGTTAACATTCCTGGCCCCACTTAGAAAAGAATCCCTGAGTCAAAACAGATATTTGGCTGGGGTTTATAACTAACCTGGAGTCCGAgtttcacagaaaatattcagtgtACTTCAAAAAGTGTTAGAGTAGAGGTTTTTAGTATAGTTCACCTCACTTCCGGAAGTGCTATACAGTAGTACTGTTTTGGATACTTCCCTTCACTTCAGGAAGTGTTAAACAGTAGTGCTGTTTTGGATACTTTCCCTTACTTCAGGAAGTGTTATACAGTAGTGCTGTTTTGGATACTTCCCCTTACTTCAGGAAGTGTTACAGTGGCGTTTTTAGTATAGTACTTCTTTTCAAGGACTCACAGTGGCTATATATTGATTCCACAAAGCCAATTTCTCTCAAAGGCTTGCCTGGAGAGGTACTGTGAAGTGCTGGTTCTCACTGGGTAGGTCCTACTGTATTGGCTCTGTTTGTTCTAAAGGAAAGAATTAACTTGGAACACGAAACGAGTGCTTGGAAAATGACCATTGTT
This Peromyscus maniculatus bairdii isolate BWxNUB_F1_BW_parent chromosome 8, HU_Pman_BW_mat_3.1, whole genome shotgun sequence DNA region includes the following protein-coding sequences:
- the LOC143266739 gene encoding schlafen family member 2-like; the protein is MAVTVDLETDCAQLVLDVGALTLGEKNRKKMKSCHLRKRENENISQAVCALLNSGGGVIKVQIENEDYNLTRDGLGLDLEASLCKCLPFVNWHLDVTEDGGYVYIFVKSWSLDVFGLPIGTLRTNLYTRSMSSSVEVNAAAALEFLQDLKETGGRSCVGPELPAHRVCPGVEEESHVEDLAAAVFNKTQFQHQEDFPFSRSTFAEVTLLSGKQLQKRIKELIPRHVSAFANTEGGYLFIGLDGNEQQIIGFEAERSDLEHLESEIDKCIQQLPVTHFCEEQEKIKYTCKFIPVHRPGAVCSYVCALRVERFCCAVFSAEPDSWHVEDSCVKRFTTEEWVKIMIDGQPSSSTIGE